The proteins below come from a single Chitinophaga pinensis DSM 2588 genomic window:
- a CDS encoding FkbM family methyltransferase: MNVLTDTLRKVYVFIFARKALYSFNLLLYKLSMRGLGIMNHENDDISGENAFVKYMLSTGRFNSGVILDVGANIGGYSVMLRNKKVSLPIYAFEPHPVAFNKLEEAASVHHFIPVQKGAGETALTTYIYDYVENKGSEHASMYKEVIADFRKSEVEEIPIDLTTIDEFIEDNRLSRIALLKIDTEGNELNVLKGARKAIEEGRISVIQIEFNEMNVISRTFFKDIIDILPGYDFYRLLPDGLKALGEYNVAAFEIFAFQNIVAIKH; the protein is encoded by the coding sequence ATGAATGTGCTCACAGACACCCTAAGGAAAGTCTATGTATTCATCTTTGCGCGCAAAGCACTCTACTCCTTTAATCTGCTGTTATATAAGCTAAGTATGAGAGGCCTGGGGATCATGAATCACGAGAATGATGATATCAGCGGAGAAAACGCTTTTGTTAAATATATGCTCTCCACCGGTAGATTCAACTCAGGTGTGATCCTGGATGTAGGTGCTAATATCGGCGGCTATTCTGTCATGTTGCGCAATAAAAAGGTATCGCTTCCTATTTATGCATTCGAACCTCACCCTGTTGCATTTAATAAACTGGAAGAAGCAGCTTCTGTACATCATTTTATTCCTGTGCAGAAGGGCGCCGGAGAAACTGCGTTGACCACCTATATTTATGACTATGTGGAAAACAAAGGTTCTGAACACGCCAGTATGTATAAAGAAGTGATTGCCGACTTTCGTAAAAGCGAAGTGGAGGAAATACCGATCGATCTGACGACAATCGACGAGTTCATCGAAGATAACAGACTGTCCAGGATCGCTTTGCTGAAAATAGATACCGAAGGAAACGAACTGAATGTATTGAAAGGTGCACGTAAAGCCATCGAAGAAGGTCGCATCAGTGTTATTCAGATCGAGTTCAATGAGATGAATGTCATCTCACGTACCTTCTTTAAAGATATCATCGACATTCTGCCGGGATATGACTTTTACCGCCTGCTACCAGATGGTCTGAAAGCCCTGGGTGAATACAATGTAGCCGCCTTTGAAATCTTTGCTTTTCAAAATATTGTGGCTATAAAGCATTGA
- a CDS encoding acyltransferase family protein → MTPNTSSPRYFFSLDAIRGFAALIVVLCHWQFYFYTDQTLQTKPLEELGLPLFPFLSIFYHHAFFAVDLFFLLSGFIFFWFYADKIADRKTPFGNFMCYRITRLYPVHLLTLIAIALIQYVMFSMNGHTFIIQNNDTYHFLLNFLVIHSWGFEKTPALNGFNGPSWSVSVELLLYLLFFLIAWRKLHRNKGLIVAMIVAGAVIQYIYSMIGQGIYSFFLGGLTYHIYAWMVEKKKLRRIANGVTIAAFVLWVIVVSEYAFSYIRDFSMPLLKTLLPGKDEAFHTALFNLSRNTFFRTIISPITILTLALTETTRGGLKIKWMLVLGNASYALYLLHFPLMVTFFIMVDMLGISREVFHSPLTLLIFYAVLIPLSILTHYYFELPIQELFRKRLLRKPAPVPVTAVNNQITT, encoded by the coding sequence ATGACTCCTAACACGTCCTCACCAAGATACTTCTTCAGCCTGGATGCCATAAGAGGCTTTGCTGCTCTTATTGTAGTACTGTGCCACTGGCAATTTTATTTTTATACCGATCAGACGCTGCAAACCAAACCGCTTGAAGAGCTTGGGTTGCCTTTATTTCCCTTCCTATCAATTTTTTACCACCACGCTTTCTTTGCGGTGGACCTCTTCTTCCTGTTATCCGGATTCATCTTCTTCTGGTTTTACGCTGATAAAATCGCGGACAGAAAAACACCTTTTGGCAATTTCATGTGTTACAGGATTACGCGACTGTATCCTGTTCACCTGCTTACACTGATCGCCATTGCGTTGATACAGTATGTCATGTTCAGCATGAACGGACATACCTTTATCATTCAGAACAATGACACCTACCACTTCCTGCTCAACTTCCTGGTAATACACAGCTGGGGATTTGAGAAGACGCCTGCACTGAACGGATTCAATGGTCCTTCCTGGTCTGTATCAGTAGAACTGCTGCTGTACCTGCTCTTCTTCCTGATTGCGTGGAGAAAACTCCATCGCAACAAAGGGCTGATTGTTGCCATGATCGTGGCCGGCGCGGTAATACAGTATATCTATTCCATGATCGGACAAGGTATTTATTCCTTCTTTCTCGGCGGACTCACCTATCACATCTATGCATGGATGGTGGAGAAAAAAAAGCTGCGTCGTATCGCCAATGGGGTGACGATAGCTGCCTTTGTCCTCTGGGTCATTGTCGTGAGCGAATATGCATTTTCTTACATCAGGGATTTCTCCATGCCACTACTGAAAACCCTATTACCCGGCAAAGATGAAGCCTTCCATACTGCATTGTTCAATCTGTCGCGTAATACCTTCTTCCGCACTATCATATCGCCTATCACTATACTGACGCTTGCATTGACGGAAACGACCAGGGGCGGACTAAAAATAAAATGGATGCTGGTACTGGGTAATGCCAGCTATGCATTGTACCTGCTACATTTCCCCCTGATGGTAACCTTCTTCATCATGGTAGATATGCTGGGCATCAGCAGGGAGGTATTTCATTCACCGCTTACACTGCTGATATTCTATGCTGTATTGATTCCACTAAGTATACTTACTCATTATTACTTTGAGCTTCCCATCCAGGAACTATTCAGAAAGCGGCTGCTCAGGAAGCCTGCGCCGGTGCCCGTTACTGCGGTCAACAATCAAATTACCACGTAA